agtggtggtcgtcttcgaattgaaagggaatgttaggttactttccgtaaccctggttccctgaaagagaagatgaccaccacccaTAAGGTAGCTTCGGTCGCCCTCATGGGTTCGATTTAAAaagaggatcttcctgtgagtgatgcttttattccctcggtaggcgggaccgagtgcatcatcccaggaaggggccctTTGGCAGCTCTGgcatagagagctcagcaatacctacccgacgggcaggaatatcccaaacctaatgtagtggtggtcgacTTCTCTTTCAGGGATCCAGGGTTACGATAAGTAAGCTAATGACATCATTGGAACAAGCATTGAAACACAAAGGCGTTGCCTTATAGAACATTGAATGACAACATGTGAAAATATTTATCAAAAGGAATTTGCATaacatcacaataaaaaaataaaaaactgtactCCAATTTGTTAATTTTCATGAAGCTTTATTGAAATAAGAATGCAAAAGAAGTGAAAGCCAAAGAAGATTGTAGCTGTTTCTAATGCCACAATAAAAGCTAGATGTTTGGTATTAAAGAATTCAATGTTGCATTTACAGCAATATTTACTAGAATATTAAAACAGCGAGCATGAATTACTTGCAGTATATGAGCATGTCGCTGTCTCTGTTTCACAAATTCTGCAACTACAtataattttagaaaacaaacagttaTCAAGCTGTTAACAGTTGGCTGATGTTGTTACGAACACATTATGgaacagctttatttaaaaaggtagaaaaaaacattgaaagagGACAGAGGCTCGAAGCTGGTTCTTCTTCAGAGTGCTGGTTACAAGTTGCACTCTGACAGATAGGCAGACGAGTTAGTCCCTGAGCAGTGCTCTCCAAACTGAGGCCTGAAAAAGACATTAAAACGGTTTTCAGACTGCTAAATATTCTGGTAATTAAGTCACGAACACTAGAACACCTGACAGGTCATTTTCTTTATTCATGAAATCCACAAAACTTGATTTTAAATCCTCCCACTCTAGTATCAAGTGATGTGAGTGTAATCaaattaagatatatatatatatatatatatatatatatatatatatatatatatatatatatatatatatatatatatggatgtaaTGCACACAACAACCTAAACGGACCAAGGAGTAGAAATGACCCCTCATAGTATGTCTTGCCTTTGAATGGTACACATTGATGAACAGTGATGATGGCAACTAGAAAAAGGGGGAttactgcaacacatattttggAAAAGGTGAAAAACATCCAAGACAGTGATTCAGATAGTGGTGATTCAGATGACGGTTCATGTGCAAGAAGTGTGATTCCATGCCTTTCTGTTCAGTGATAAGGCATTCTTGGGATTCTCTATTGGTTTgacttcatattttttatatattcccAACAATAGTAATACAGTTGCATGTAAAAGAGTAAAATACACAGTGGCTTTTTTTGTCCTAAAATAATTCATTTCAGAAGAGGCAATGCTAACAgtagaaaatatacagtactatcAGAAATGATAATGGAGTTTTAATCACACCATTGGCAACATATAAAAACACAGTAGTGGTCAAAAGGACCCATTGGATAGGgttacactaggacagtttggaaCAGTTTAGGCTTTTCAACTTATACCCCAGTGCATTCTGATAAGTGTAGTTCTGCTtctcaaagaaaagaaacaagtggacggtacctgagacaggtaaaatgtaccagaatggattgtgatgtgATCTAAAAATCCTGAACTGTCctaaactgtcctagtgtacactGAGTCACATGATCAGTGCCACCCACAGACTACATCTGTTGAATGTGATTCATGGGTTTTAAACCTACCAAATGTCACAATCGAGAAACCCACAAACTAGCCCTCTGTTTTATGATAACAGTTTGTGCATGTTCCCTGTTGAATATTCAAACTGGGATTACTCTGATCTCAGAACCTGGCTGGGGATCTGTGGTACTGTAACTTAGCATAACCTTTGTTGTGTCACTGATCAAGAACCATTGAAGAACTGCAGCTGCGCTGGCAATGTTCCAGAACAGATCTGGTGAAACACAGATTGTGATGTCACACAACAGTACTCACCCCTTGCCTTTGAACTGAAAAAAAGACTTCATGCAAGTAATGTCATCAGTGATGTCATCATCAATCAGTtcttaataaaaggaaaaaaaaaacaacatcttaatTCTGAATTCTTGTAAACGACTTTTTGTttggttgaaaaaacaaaaaacccttccAGGATTTCCTCAAGAAATATTTCCAAGTAACAGGCTTACCAAACAAGTTAGTAAGCACACAGCCTTTGATTTTAATACAGTGTTCCATTGTTAAAATGAGTCTCATTATACTGTGGTACAGGTTATATTTGCCCCTTTAATGCCATTATATAAATTCCACAGTCTGTTGCCCATGGTTCaagactacagcattataaaggggagTATTGGATCAAGGTCATTCTCTGCTTTTAGGTGCCAAAATGGTGACCAGGTTTTTGCTTCTATTTCACAGAAGAAATTACATGGTTTCCAGTGGAAAACAAATTCCAGTCTTAAAGTTGTTATTAATTTAAGAATAACATCGATGAGGATAAACAATTAAACTGTTTGTGCTATTCATTGGTTACACAAATTGGTTAAGGCATTAACATTGATGTATGCCAAACCCAAAGGCCATCAGTGTTGACATTGTTTAAAGGTTATAAACTGTTCCTAAGAATCCACTAACATATTCATTCACCTTACAAAATTACTCGAGGCTGTAGGTTTTGGTTTTGGCTACAACTCTCTGCAGAGATGCATCCCACCGAAGAAAAAAGTGATAAAAAAGTGATAAAATACTTAAAAGATATCTACTTACTGTTGCAGTTCAGTTTGCACAAGCTCTTTGTATTATTGCAGACCAATTTGCTGGGGAGCTGGAAGATGCCTAATAGACTGCCAAAGCCCTTGGACGACATCCCGCTGAGCTTGTGGTCTTCATCACTGTCTGACTCGTCTGTGTCCTCGTGGCTGTCCTTAGGGGGTCTAGCAGGGCCGACAGCACTGGTATTGAAGGCAGTTGTGTTTTCCACCTGGCAAATCACTATAGAAAATAAAGGGAAGGAATATTTAGAATTAGTGCACCATGTCAAAAGTTAAAACTTTACATGCTATACCAGCAATGAAATAAACCAGAAaggtatttatttgaattttaaattgaaCACAGGCAAGCACTTTCCCCACAAGC
The Polyodon spathula isolate WHYD16114869_AA chromosome 5, ASM1765450v1, whole genome shotgun sequence DNA segment above includes these coding regions:
- the LOC121315697 gene encoding lysozyme C, milk isozyme-like; protein product: MQTLLFVSATALLAIVAFLPPSSDAKVFTKCELASRLKAEIPQMGHEGKKKVNEILAKVICQVENTTAFNTSAVGPARPPKDSHEDTDESDSDEDHKLSGMSSKGFGSLLGIFQLPSKLVCNNTKSLCKLNCNKLIDDDITDDITCMKSFFQFKGKGPQFGEHCSGTNSSAYLSECNL